CTTCCCGCGAATCGCGCGGGATCCCTTGCCGGCAGCCTCGTCTCGGACGACATCGAGGACTACTACCTCACGCCGTACGACCTCGGCTACGGGCGGAGCGTCGCGTTCGACCACGACTTCATCGGCCGCTCCGCGCTCGAGCAGCATGCGAAAGGCCCGCTGCGCTCGAAGGTCACCCTGGTGTGGAACCCCGAAGACGTCGCCGCCGCGCAGCGCTCGCTCTATGAGCCGGGCGTGCCGGCCAAGTACATCGATTTCCCGAAGGCACGGTACGGCGTGTACCAGGTTGACCGAGTCCTGGCCGACGGGGCCGAAGTCGGGATCTCCCACGACGCGGGCTACATCACCGGCGAGCAGGTGTTCGTCTCGCTGGCCAGCATCGATGCAGACCATTCCGAGCCCGGCACCGAGGTCGTGGTGGTGTGGGGTGAGGATCCGGTCTCCACCAAGCCTGCCGTCGAGCCGCACCGTCAGGTCGAGATCCGCGCGACCGTGTACCCCGCACCCTATTCGTCGTTCGCGCGGGAGAACTACCGCAAGGACTGAGCAAGCACGGGGAAGGGGGACGGATGCCGCGGCATCCGTCCCCCTATGCTCGCTCAGTCGTTGGCGCGGTAGACCGTTCGGGCGAAGTCGTGGAACGGAGCCGGCGCGACGGTCGCGCGGATGCGCACTTGGCGATGCGCGGCGTCGGCCTGTGGCTTGGAAGAGATGGGATTCTCGCCCCACACGATCTCGACCTCCGAGCCGTCGCCGACCTCGTTGTCGAGCGTCGCCAGCGACATGTACAGCTGGTCGAACGCGACGTAGCCGGCGTCGGTCGAGATCCCGACGACCCGGTCGTCCTTTCGCACCTCGTCCATCTGGAAGAGCCCGTAGCGGGCCTTCGGGAAATCGAGGAACTTGGCGGGGACGCCGGGCTCGAGCTGCGACCGGACCACCGAGGCGACATCGTCGGCGTTCCACAGCAGCGTCACCTTGCGCCGCGGCGGCGCCGCGGCGTGGGCCTCGAGGGCCTCGCGGCCGTGGAATTCATGATCGAACCGGACCGACTTGCCCAGCCCGAGGTCATAGGGGGTCATGTAGTAGTCGTGGATGTCGGCGGAGGAGAGCGATCCGCCGATCGAGCCCGCTCGTGCAGCCGGCAGCCACTCGCGGTACTCGCTGAAGTCGTCGTCGAAGATGGCCGGGAACGGTGTCGGAACCCAGCCGGCTTCGAGGGGGGTCGCCGAGTACGCCTTCGCGCCGACCCGCCGGATGTCGAACTGGGCGCCCGCCTCCAACAGCGCTTCGAGCACGACGTCGCTGTCGGCCCAGGGCCCGAAGAACTCGAATCCGGGCTGACCGGCCATTCCGTGACGCAGGGCCCGGACCTCCTTGCCCGCGATCCGGAACGTGCCGATATGGAAGAACTTGACGTCCGGGACCGGACCTTCCAAGAGCTTCTCCATCACCTCGTTCGCTCGGGGTCCCTGCAGTTCATACCGGTAGAACGTCGGCGGACCTTGCCGCATATGCGAGTTGCCCTCCAGGCGGTGATGGACATCCTCACCGGCCGCTTCGGCCCGCTCGGCGTTGAAGCGGACCCAGTCGATGAGCAGATGATGCCCGACGAGCACGAGGCCTTCGACGACGTCGGTGAGGTAGAAGAGGATGCCGTCGCCGATCAGGTACCCGTCCTTGTTCACCGAGATCAGCTGCTTGGCGACCCCCGGCCTGAAGGTCGCGAAGGTGTTCGGGGAGATCGACTCCAGCAGCGGGATGAGGTCCTCGCCCCACAGGAAGAGCTGGGTCATGTGGTGCGACTGATCCATGAGCGCGACGGTGGTGTTCCACGCGCGCTGCTCGTCGCGCCAGTTGGTGAACTCGGGAGCGACCGGGAACGTGAATGCCGGCCAGTCCTGGTTGCGCAGCAGCTCGACCGGGCTGCCCGCCCGTTCGATGGCCTGTGCCAGGGATTCGGATGTCATCGTCGACCTTTCCGCCGTTGGTCCTCCCACGCTACGAGCGTCGGCAGCGCGAGGGGCGACGCCTTCCGTTGAACGGAAGT
This portion of the Microbacterium pygmaeum genome encodes:
- a CDS encoding aminomethyltransferase family protein is translated as MTSESLAQAIERAGSPVELLRNQDWPAFTFPVAPEFTNWRDEQRAWNTTVALMDQSHHMTQLFLWGEDLIPLLESISPNTFATFRPGVAKQLISVNKDGYLIGDGILFYLTDVVEGLVLVGHHLLIDWVRFNAERAEAAGEDVHHRLEGNSHMRQGPPTFYRYELQGPRANEVMEKLLEGPVPDVKFFHIGTFRIAGKEVRALRHGMAGQPGFEFFGPWADSDVVLEALLEAGAQFDIRRVGAKAYSATPLEAGWVPTPFPAIFDDDFSEYREWLPAARAGSIGGSLSSADIHDYYMTPYDLGLGKSVRFDHEFHGREALEAHAAAPPRRKVTLLWNADDVASVVRSQLEPGVPAKFLDFPKARYGLFQMDEVRKDDRVVGISTDAGYVAFDQLYMSLATLDNEVGDGSEVEIVWGENPISSKPQADAAHRQVRIRATVAPAPFHDFARTVYRAND